A window of the Gossypium hirsutum isolate 1008001.06 chromosome A05, Gossypium_hirsutum_v2.1, whole genome shotgun sequence genome harbors these coding sequences:
- the LOC107958509 gene encoding twinkle homolog protein, chloroplastic/mitochondrial isoform X2, with protein sequence MLRLPSHNQRFHLLLRNLSSFASKTTIFMTSKHFLPSPLLPQTLSPKHFSTPTKRLLPSLSSKPIPKNHSFSLRTNGFCSLPSPSVSSPSPAYSQDLEDQPSDTRSLQILNHKLKQLGIDITECVAGRENRLKCPSCNGGESGELSLSLFISLDGYSASWLCFRAKCGWKGYTKAAADGKPSIENLGRVNKVKVTRQITVESLQLEPLCNQLTAYFAERMISSETLKRNAIMQKRSGDEIAIAFTYWRNGELVNCKYRDIVKRFWQEKDTEKILYGLDDIEDASDIIIVEGEMDKLAMEEAGFRNCVSVPDGAPPSVSKKEVPAEEQDTKYQYLWNCKEYFKKASRIILATDGDLPGQALAEELARRLGRERCWRVKWPKKNDVDHFKDANEVLMYLGPSVLKDVIDNAELYPIRGLFNFSSFFDEIDQYYHRTLGYEFGVSTGWRALDDLYNVVPGELTIVTGVPNSGKSEWIDALLCNLNEGVGWKFALCSMENKVRDHARKLLEKSIKKPFFGVGYGSNVERMSVEELEKGKKWLSDTFQLIRCENDSLPSIQWVLELARAAVLRHGVQGLVIDPYNELDHQRPVSQTETEYVSQMLTKIKRFAQHHSCHVWFVAHPRQLHHWIGAPPNLYDISGSAHFINKCDNGIVIHRNRDPDAGPVDLVQGDGCI encoded by the exons ATGCTGCGTCTTCCTTCCCACAATCAACGCTTCCATCTCCTCCTCCGCAATCTCTCCTCTTTTGCCTCCAAAACTACCATTTTCATGACCTCCAAACACTTCCTCCCTTCCCCTCTGCTGCCTCAAACCCTTTCTCCTAAACACTTCTCCACCCCCACTAAACGCCTCCTTCCCTCCCTTTCTTCCAAACCCATCCCCAAAAACCATTCTTTCTCGCTCAGGACTAATGGGTTTTGTTCTCTTCCTTCTCCCAGTGTTTCTTCTCCCTCTCcag CTTATTCCCAAGACTTGGAAGACCAGCCCTCGGATACGCGTAGCTTGCAGATTTTGAATCATAAACTAAAGCAGCTTGGTATCGATATTACTGAGTGTGTTGCTGGGCGTGAAAACCGCTTAAAATGTCCCTCG TGCAATGGTGGTGAATCAGGGGAACTTAGCTTATCTCTTTTCATCAGCCTAGATGG GTATTCAGCTTCATGGCTGTGTTTTCGAGCGAAATGTGGGTGGAAAGGCTACACAAAA GCTGCTGCAGATGGCAAGCCATCAATTGAAAATCTCGGTCGAGTTAACAAAGTTAAGGTCACAAGGCAAATCACAGTGGAGAGTTTGCAATTAGAACCACTATGTAATCAG CTCACTGCTTATTTCGCAGAGCGAATGATATCTTCAGAAACACTAAAGAGAAATGCTATAATGCAAAAAAGGAGTGGTGATGAG ATTGCTATTGCATTCACTTATTGGCGTAATGGAGAACTTGTAAATTGCAAGTATCGGGATATAGTTAAGCGGTTTTGGCAG GAAAAGGATACTGAAAAGATACTTTATGGGCTGGATGATATAGAAGATGCAAGCGATATCATCATT GTTGAAGGTGAAATGGACAAGCTTGCAATGGAGGAAGCTGGCTTCCGTAATTGTGTCAGTGTCCCTGATGGTGCACCACCATCAGTTTCTAAAAAGGAGGTTCCAGCTGAAGAGCAg GACACAAAGTATCAATACCTGTGGAACTGCAAAGAGTACTTTAAAAAG GCATCTCGCATTATACTTGCCACTGATGGAGATCTACCTGGTCAAGCCCTAGCTGAAGAGCTTGCACGTCGCCTTGGAAGAGAAAG ATGCTGGAGAGTTAAATGGCCAAAGAAAAATGACGTGGATCATTTTAAGGATGCAAATGAG GTTCTTATGTATTTGGGACCCAGCGTTCTTAAGGACGTAATTGATAATGCCGAATTATATCCCATACGTGGGTTATTCAACTTTAGTAGTTTCTTTGATGAAATTGACCAATATTATCATCGAACTCTTGGATATGAATTTGGTGTCTCAACTGGTTGGAGGGCGCTGGACGACCTATATAAT GTTGTGCCGGGAGAGCTGACAATAGTAACTGGTGTTCCCAACTCTGGGAAGAGTGAATGGATTGATGCTCTCTTATGTAATCTTAATGAAGGTGTTGGTTGGAAATTTGCTCTTTGCTCCATGGAGAACAAG GTTCGGGATCATGCAAGGAAACTTTTAGAGAAATCCATAAAGAAACCGTTCTTTGGTGTAGG CTATGGAAGCAATGTGGAAAGAATGAGTGTCGAGGAACTAGAGAAAGGGAAGAAATGGCTGAGTGACACATTTCAACTCATAAG GTGCGAGAATGATTCTCTTCCAAGTATACAGTGGGTTCTTGAACTTGCAAGGGCAGCGGTTCTAAGGCATGGTGTTCAGGGTCTTGTAATTGATCCTTACAATGAACTAGATCATCAGCGCCCAGTTAGTCA GACTGAAACGGAGTATGTAAGCCAGATGCTTACGAAGATCAAGCGATTTGCTCAGCATCATTCTTGTCATGTCTGGTTTGTTGCACATCCAAGACAG TTGCACCACTGGATTGGGGCTCCTCCTAATCTCTATGACATCAGTGGAAGTGCACACTTCATAAACAAATGTGACAATGGAATTGTTATTCATCGAAATCGGGATCCTGACGCTGGGCCTGTTGATCTAGTACAA GGTGACGGGTGTATATAA
- the LOC107958509 gene encoding twinkle homolog protein, chloroplastic/mitochondrial isoform X1 → MLRLPSHNQRFHLLLRNLSSFASKTTIFMTSKHFLPSPLLPQTLSPKHFSTPTKRLLPSLSSKPIPKNHSFSLRTNGFCSLPSPSVSSPSPAYSQDLEDQPSDTRSLQILNHKLKQLGIDITECVAGRENRLKCPSCNGGESGELSLSLFISLDGYSASWLCFRAKCGWKGYTKAAADGKPSIENLGRVNKVKVTRQITVESLQLEPLCNQLTAYFAERMISSETLKRNAIMQKRSGDEIAIAFTYWRNGELVNCKYRDIVKRFWQEKDTEKILYGLDDIEDASDIIIVEGEMDKLAMEEAGFRNCVSVPDGAPPSVSKKEVPAEEQDTKYQYLWNCKEYFKKASRIILATDGDLPGQALAEELARRLGRERCWRVKWPKKNDVDHFKDANEVLMYLGPSVLKDVIDNAELYPIRGLFNFSSFFDEIDQYYHRTLGYEFGVSTGWRALDDLYNVVPGELTIVTGVPNSGKSEWIDALLCNLNEGVGWKFALCSMENKVRDHARKLLEKSIKKPFFGVGYGSNVERMSVEELEKGKKWLSDTFQLIRCENDSLPSIQWVLELARAAVLRHGVQGLVIDPYNELDHQRPVSQTETEYVSQMLTKIKRFAQHHSCHVWFVAHPRQLHHWIGAPPNLYDISGSAHFINKCDNGIVIHRNRDPDAGPVDLVQVCVRKVRNKVVGNIGDAFLSYDRVTGVYNDIDESQKK, encoded by the exons ATGCTGCGTCTTCCTTCCCACAATCAACGCTTCCATCTCCTCCTCCGCAATCTCTCCTCTTTTGCCTCCAAAACTACCATTTTCATGACCTCCAAACACTTCCTCCCTTCCCCTCTGCTGCCTCAAACCCTTTCTCCTAAACACTTCTCCACCCCCACTAAACGCCTCCTTCCCTCCCTTTCTTCCAAACCCATCCCCAAAAACCATTCTTTCTCGCTCAGGACTAATGGGTTTTGTTCTCTTCCTTCTCCCAGTGTTTCTTCTCCCTCTCcag CTTATTCCCAAGACTTGGAAGACCAGCCCTCGGATACGCGTAGCTTGCAGATTTTGAATCATAAACTAAAGCAGCTTGGTATCGATATTACTGAGTGTGTTGCTGGGCGTGAAAACCGCTTAAAATGTCCCTCG TGCAATGGTGGTGAATCAGGGGAACTTAGCTTATCTCTTTTCATCAGCCTAGATGG GTATTCAGCTTCATGGCTGTGTTTTCGAGCGAAATGTGGGTGGAAAGGCTACACAAAA GCTGCTGCAGATGGCAAGCCATCAATTGAAAATCTCGGTCGAGTTAACAAAGTTAAGGTCACAAGGCAAATCACAGTGGAGAGTTTGCAATTAGAACCACTATGTAATCAG CTCACTGCTTATTTCGCAGAGCGAATGATATCTTCAGAAACACTAAAGAGAAATGCTATAATGCAAAAAAGGAGTGGTGATGAG ATTGCTATTGCATTCACTTATTGGCGTAATGGAGAACTTGTAAATTGCAAGTATCGGGATATAGTTAAGCGGTTTTGGCAG GAAAAGGATACTGAAAAGATACTTTATGGGCTGGATGATATAGAAGATGCAAGCGATATCATCATT GTTGAAGGTGAAATGGACAAGCTTGCAATGGAGGAAGCTGGCTTCCGTAATTGTGTCAGTGTCCCTGATGGTGCACCACCATCAGTTTCTAAAAAGGAGGTTCCAGCTGAAGAGCAg GACACAAAGTATCAATACCTGTGGAACTGCAAAGAGTACTTTAAAAAG GCATCTCGCATTATACTTGCCACTGATGGAGATCTACCTGGTCAAGCCCTAGCTGAAGAGCTTGCACGTCGCCTTGGAAGAGAAAG ATGCTGGAGAGTTAAATGGCCAAAGAAAAATGACGTGGATCATTTTAAGGATGCAAATGAG GTTCTTATGTATTTGGGACCCAGCGTTCTTAAGGACGTAATTGATAATGCCGAATTATATCCCATACGTGGGTTATTCAACTTTAGTAGTTTCTTTGATGAAATTGACCAATATTATCATCGAACTCTTGGATATGAATTTGGTGTCTCAACTGGTTGGAGGGCGCTGGACGACCTATATAAT GTTGTGCCGGGAGAGCTGACAATAGTAACTGGTGTTCCCAACTCTGGGAAGAGTGAATGGATTGATGCTCTCTTATGTAATCTTAATGAAGGTGTTGGTTGGAAATTTGCTCTTTGCTCCATGGAGAACAAG GTTCGGGATCATGCAAGGAAACTTTTAGAGAAATCCATAAAGAAACCGTTCTTTGGTGTAGG CTATGGAAGCAATGTGGAAAGAATGAGTGTCGAGGAACTAGAGAAAGGGAAGAAATGGCTGAGTGACACATTTCAACTCATAAG GTGCGAGAATGATTCTCTTCCAAGTATACAGTGGGTTCTTGAACTTGCAAGGGCAGCGGTTCTAAGGCATGGTGTTCAGGGTCTTGTAATTGATCCTTACAATGAACTAGATCATCAGCGCCCAGTTAGTCA GACTGAAACGGAGTATGTAAGCCAGATGCTTACGAAGATCAAGCGATTTGCTCAGCATCATTCTTGTCATGTCTGGTTTGTTGCACATCCAAGACAG TTGCACCACTGGATTGGGGCTCCTCCTAATCTCTATGACATCAGTGGAAGTGCACACTTCATAAACAAATGTGACAATGGAATTGTTATTCATCGAAATCGGGATCCTGACGCTGGGCCTGTTGATCTAGTACAA GTTTGTGTGCGGAAAGTTCGAAATAAGGTTGTAGGAAATATAGGTGATGCGTTCTTGTCTTATGATAG GGTGACGGGTGTATATAACGACATTGATGAATCACAAAAGAAGTGA